The genomic stretch AGCTGGTCAAGAACGGGAGGCTGGACGAAGCGATCAGTGTGCTCGGCATGCTGGAGGACGCCTTGTTGAAGAATAAGACTGAGACTATGAGGGAGGTCAAGATGCTAAAGGCGGAGGTGCTGTTTAAGCAAAAGAAATACAGGGAGTCGATGGACCTGTTCAGTGAAGACGAGGTGGATGCCCCGCCGGAAAGAGTCTTGAAGTTGTTTCCCAGGATTATTGCGGGGGATTTGTCGGgcgtggaggagcaggaggagcaggaggagcaggaggaggcggaggaggaggaggaggaggaggagaagaagaagaagaagaaggatgattCTGATCATGAGGGGAGTACAGTTGGGAAGCACTCGGAGCCGGAGGTTGTcgcctctcctcccaaggctggcggagggggaggaggggggtttgcAAAGTATCTGATGGGACATCGGAAGCAACAGCTTAATCCTGAGACTGCTTCTGTCGCCTCTTCGCGGCGGACAACACAGGATGATGACGCGGCTAGTGTTAGGGGGCGATCAAGCGAGGACCATCACGCacaggaggagaaggaaaaggattTGAAGAATGCGGTTCTGGAACTGAATTCTTATCTTGCTGGTGCCAGGGCGAGGTTACAGAGGGTGATTGATCCTGCTACGGGGAAACTGAAGCCGGGGAGAGCCCGGTCGGAGATGCTCTCTGCCTCCCAGACGGCTGCTCAGGAGGATCTGACGCTTTCTTCGCGGCAGGTGGATGAGTCGGAGTTGCAGCTCGCGGCGGAGCTGCAGCACACGTTCAAGATTGTGGACACGACGCTGTTTAGGGCGTTCATGTACTCGCGTCCGCAGCTGGCGAGCTCGCTGTTTCGGATACCGAATTTTTGCGATCCGGATGTGGTGAATGAGAGGTTGGTGGAGCATAATCGATTCAATGAGCTGGTTGACTTTTTCTATGGCAAGAAGCTTCATCGGGAGGCGTTGAATCTCTTGAGGAAGTTTGGGAGCTGTCCGGAGCCGGATGAGGCGGCGCCGGGCTTGCATGGGCCGCAGAGGACGGTGGGGTATCTGCAGGGGTTGCCGCCGGAGATGATTGATGTTATCTTGGAGTTTTCCGAGTGGACGCTGAGGAAGGACccggggttggggatggaggtTTTTTTGGCGGATACGGAGAATGCGGAGACGTTGCCgcgggagagggtggtggagtttttgaggggggttgatgtggcGTTGGAGACGAGGTATTTGGAGCATGTCgttggggagctgggggatgGGACGCCCGAGTTTCATAATCGGTTGGTGGAACTGTTTGTGGTGCAgttgaaggaggggaagaagaaggacggcgagtgggaggggttgatggggaggttggtgaggtttTTGAGGGAGAGCAGGCAGTATAGCTTGGGGAGGGCGTTGAGCTGGATTCCGAAGGAGGGTGAGTACCTGGTCTGGTAATCTGTTTTTTTCATGGTTGGGGATGCTAATGATGGTGACAGATCCCTCCTTTTATGAGGCTCATGCGGTGGTTCTCAGCAACATGGGACAGCACAGGCAGGCGCTGGTGATATATGTCTTCAAGATGAAGGACTATGCCAAGGCAGAGGAGTATGTTTCTCGTGTTCCCcatcccaaaaaaaaaaaaaaaaaggtccCTTGAACTAACAAGCACAGATACTGCAACCACATCCACAAGACACAagacctccccccctcttcgTCTCCTGACCAAAACGACACCGACAACACTGACCAGCCCTCCATCTACCACACCCTCTTGTCACTCTACCTCCGCCCACCCAGACCTCACGAGCCCAACCTTGGACCTGCGCTGGATCTCCTCTCAAAACATGGCTCCCGTCTGCCAGCTACTTCGACCTTGTCGCTTGTGCCAGATGATCTGCCTGTCGCGCAACTGGAATCGTATTTCCGCGGCAGGATGAGGAGCGCGAATTCAATGGTCAACGAGacgagggtggtggctgggctgaggaggacgagcCACTTGGCGGCGCAGGCGTTGTTGTACCTGGGAGATGGGATACCGGGGGGTCAGGCGGGGAGGAACAggagggtggttgttggggaggagaggatgtgTGGGGGGTGTCATAaaaggttggggaggagtgTGGTGGCGGTTTTGCCAGACAATAGGGTGGTGCACTAtggttgtttggggagggtgactggggggaagggagaaaGGCCAATGAGTCCGGGAAGTGTCAGGtcgggggatgggggggggttgaagaattgggggagggtttgAACTGTATTTTTATTAGAGAAGGTAGTTGTAGAAAGTggagtggggaggggagggggggccaCACCATTATTCAGCCCTCTGTTCGTTCAAAAACTTGTGATTATAATTCTGTTGATATGtgtggttgtttgtttttaTTTATGCTCAATCCTCCTCGACGACCTCCTCTCCGTagttctcctcctctttcttgtCCACCGCAGCTGTTCCAGCGCGGGCGTTGTCTTCTTCCATTCTTTGGGTGAGCtccttgttgatggtggcttGGAGGGAGTGGACCGAGTCCCGGAGCTGGGAGAGGGATTGCTGCTTGGCTTTTACCGCACCGGTCGaggtgggggttgtttgggggagggagagggtgaagggggcgTTGGTTTCGGAGGTGTAGGTGGCTGTGATGACGGCTGGGTTTGACATTTTGAAAGCTGGGGACGGGGTGCTgtgtggtgagtggtgaggtattggtggtggtgacggtgatggagggggtcGAGGTTTGAAAATGGTGGGACTCCGGGATGAGTGCCGAGAATTGCCCCGcctggggtgggtgggttaTTGGGACTGTGCTGGGGTTGTGACAACGCTTCAGGAACAAGGCAGAGATGATGAGCGGCACAGTATAGAGAAAATATATGCTGCTTCGTACATGAAATTGACTTCAAAACTGTTGTCTGGTGGTCGGTGAAGATAGTTTGACTGAAAGTGAGGCttgggggttagggttctcTGTGGCGGTCCCCAGCTCACCTGAATACCCGCTCTTCGGATCACTTCCGTCATATGCAGCAGGGGTCCTGGAACGCAGACGCTTGTGAAAGGCTTGTTGCTACGACCTGTTTGCAGGGCAGAGTTCTCCAATCCAAAAAAAGATAGCTATTCTCCGATTCAAGAAGATACGTATTCTTCGATTCTCCGATTCTttactcactcactcactcgctcactcactcactcggGGCAGCCAAGATGTAACACATCCTGGCCCATGATCCCCAGCACAAAACACAGCTCGAAACCAACTACTGCCAAAGGCATCCTCTTACCTTAAACCTTACCCCATGCAGCCATCCAGATCCACAGGGACCCCAGGGAGCTTCTCACCCCTTCCTGGGGGGTCCAGTCCCGACCTGCCACGaccgagaccaccaccaccatcacgacgGCAAGAGTCGGCGACGTCGACGTCCACAGCCGACGACCTGAACATACCCAAGGcccgcgccgccgccgcgccGTCGCCCACGCCCATCTACACCAgcttcaccaacaacagcagcaccaccagcctaCAAAACTTCTCACGACCTACACtatccaccgccgccgccgccgccgcccggtCCTACTCTCCCGCCACCGCAGAGACAATATCACGAAACGGGCCCTCACCCTTGACACTCCCGCCCTCGTCGTCGGCAACAtccccagcagcatcatccaCCTTCTCGTCAAGGGTCGTCTCCCACGCGCGCAAGAACTCGCAGAATGCGGGCATGTTTGAGCCAACTCTACCTTCAACCAGCACCTCGAACCTCTCCCAAGTCGTCGTCGGCTTGCATCACCAGCCCTCTCCCAAAATAAGCCCGACGCCTCCTCACAGGGAAATGTCAGCGAGCCAAATCGCCGCCCAAGCGGCAGTGATGAGCCACCAgcaaaaccaacaacaacaacaacaacaacaacaacaacaacaacaaagaaaCCAATCCCCCCACAACAACCGCCAACGATCATCCACCCTACCAATGCCAAACTCATCAGAAacagaaccaccaccccccccagcCAAAAGAGTAAGCGGCGGACCGACAACAATgaaccccccaccaccaccaccagtccTCAGCCTCACCGAAGCGAGCGGTCCGAGAGAAAACGCCTTTGGGGGGCAGACATATCACAACGGGTTACTAGGAAATCACACGCTcgccgcaacagcagcagccaacctCGTCTTTCCCCGATCGGCGCAAACCTCCCCGGGTCTACAACAATCCAGcatgcctcctccccctcccccagcgaGCGAGAAACCCCCCAAGCCGGAAAAATCCAAAGTCCCCAAACTCTTCTCCCGCCCCGTCAAAATCGGCAGCAGTAAAAGCAGCTCCGACGTGAAGGAGAAGCCGCTGCCCAGTCCAGGCAAGGGGGGTCTGCCCCATCCGTTTGCGGGGTTGCAGAGAGGAAACTTCAGCACCACGAGTCTGGAttcgatgacgacgacgacgacgacgacgacggggggggggcagcagcaggggggtgggggtttgtACAGTCTGTCCAATTCGAGTGTGGCAACGATACGTCctgctggtgaggaggggagcaaggaaaaggaaaaggagaagaggcaCCATTTCTTGTCGAGGCAGAAAAACAAGTTGAAGGATGAGTACCATTTGCCGTTGAGCTCGGCGATGAGTAATTCGAGGCCTACGGATCCGAGCGCGCCGAGTAGTTTGTATAATTTCAACATACCGCAGAGTCCGATGGCGGGGTCGGTTGGGGGGTTTAAGAGCGGGTTGGATTTGAGGCATGGGGGACgggcgttgagggagaagaagaataaGACTGCTGCgagcgaggagaagggggatgaTGCTAGTAGttctggggttgggagtgAGTGgcctggaggaggcgggagtgTTATTTcgggcgggggaggatcagggggagggggaggagggtcgAGCAGTGTTACGGCGCCGAGTTTGTATTTGAACGAGCCGTTTGACAGTCACAAGTACGGGCTGAACAACATGACGCATGATGATGCGTGGCCATTTCTAAAGGCAAAGTTGTTGGTTGTGTTTGAGGCGGAGGATTTGAGGTTGCCGGTGGAGGATATCAACCGAGTGGTGACGATGCATATACAGTGGTgcctgctgaggaggagtccGAATTTGATCGTGGACGATTTGAGGGAGCTGTTGACGACGGGGTTTTCGAGTTTGGATCAGACGTTGAGGAAGACGCCGGAGGATAAGCTGATTCCGCTGCTGGTGGAGCTTTGGATCTTCACTTTTACTGTGATCCTGCCCTATATGCAGGCGGTTTTCTTGCCTCTGGATCTGGAGTTTGCGGGGAATGGGCCGTTGATGACGGCGGAACAGGCGAGGgatttttgggggggtgtaCCGACCTCTTCCACTACTAAGTCATCACCTCCGGGGTCGGAACCCGCCGTCTCCCCGGCTTCGTCGGTGCTTGAGGTCAGGAGGTTGGTCCTCCTTGCTTTTAGGGATATTGTCATACTGCCTCGGTACGACACCCTCAAGTCAATGTTCTCTCGTCTGTCCCTCGAATTCCTCCCCCAGATTCTGGCAAGCAAcgccctcgcctccccaCCGCTGCCGATTCCAAGCCCGGGATTTCACAATCAGGGGATTGCCTCCCAGCTGTCTGGCTCGccagggggtgggggtgggagtgatGCCTACTTGGTGTCGAGCAGTTCGTTACCGACAGCGCTGAAGGGGAGTGCCCCGCTTGATCCGGCGACTGCGTCTTACaattccaccaccaccaccctgtttggggagggttCCATCGCTGGTAACCGCTCCCGCGCCATATCCAACGTTTCGCACGGAAGCGACGGCGCGGTAACGAATCAGTTCTCGAGACCGTTCACACCCTCGAGCCTCAACGCGTTGGGTGTGGCGGGCGGGGTCGGGGCTGGGGTAGGCGGTGCGTCGGTTTTGTCTTCTGGTCTGGCGGCGATGACGCAtgcaccgccgccgccgtccgGGGTTCATCACAGTCTTAGGGATCAGAATGTGGAGGACAGTAAGCAGGTTACCgagttgggggggaggatgttgcAGTGTATGTCTGTGTTGGCGtcggttggggttgggggtgggattggggaggggcaacaagaagaggaagaagggaacaggaaggtggaggagttggggaagttgttgaagttgaattggttagggagggggaggacggggaggaataggagggggttggttgggggacgggtgaagaggggggggttggggacgggaggggggatggggttggggttggggattgaGGGGGGGAttagggaggagggggttgttgggcgaggttgagggatggggggggggggagggggggaatatGATACCATGGGTCTTTTGGCGTTGGAAGCAGGAAAGAGTACACCTTACTGTATGGGCTTGG from Podospora pseudopauciseta strain CBS 411.78 chromosome 3, whole genome shotgun sequence encodes the following:
- a CDS encoding hypothetical protein (COG:S; EggNog:ENOG503P8DB) yields the protein MSNPAVITATYTSETNAPFTLSLPQTTPTSTGAVKAKQQSLSQLRDSVHSLQATINKELTQRMEEDNARAGTAAVDKKEEENYGEEVVEED
- the VAM6 gene encoding Vacuolar morphogenesis protein 6 (BUSCO:EOG09260OCI; COG:U; EggNog:ENOG503NY6X) codes for the protein MLSAFTARPIIELKQRDKSKIESILAYGDRVLVGLNTGSLRIYRVNDIPPPSDPPNHPPSQASTSQPSHDEPPPPPPPPPQKPTDLLREVEKFSPRAIEQLAIIKGANTLVSLSNYTVSLHDLQTFSPIEAPLSKTKNASTFAVTSNVVQDPSTGVPEIISRLAVAVKRRLLLWSWQESELSPDVTEILLSESIRSLTWANATKIVCGMNGGFVIVDVETGSIEDIVGPGAIGTTGGGGGTGRFGSVSATGMSYMGLGSYIPKPLSTKLAEGGLLLAKDINTLFIDDSGRALEKHQIPWQSAPESIGYSYPYILALQPPVKGTLEVRNPDTLSLLQTISLPGAAALHFPPPTVSVQHTGKGFHVLSDRAVWKMEATDYDSQIDELVKNGRLDEAISVLGMLEDALLKNKTETMREVKMLKAEVLFKQKKYRESMDLFSEDEVDAPPERVLKLFPRIIAGDLSGVEEQEEQEEQEEAEEEEEEEEKKKKKKDDSDHEGSTVGKHSEPEVVASPPKAGGGGGGGFAKYLMGHRKQQLNPETASVASSRRTTQDDDAASVRGRSSEDHHAQEEKEKDLKNAVLELNSYLAGARARLQRVIDPATGKLKPGRARSEMLSASQTAAQEDLTLSSRQVDESELQLAAELQHTFKIVDTTLFRAFMYSRPQLASSLFRIPNFCDPDVVNERLVEHNRFNELVDFFYGKKLHREALNLLRKFGSCPEPDEAAPGLHGPQRTVGYLQGLPPEMIDVILEFSEWTLRKDPGLGMEVFLADTENAETLPRERVVEFLRGVDVALETRYLEHVVGELGDGTPEFHNRLVELFVVQLKEGKKKDGEWEGLMGRLVRFLRESRQYSLGRALSWIPKEDPSFYEAHAVVLSNMGQHRQALVIYVFKMKDYAKAEEYCNHIHKTQDLPPSSSPDQNDTDNTDQPSIYHTLLSLYLRPPRPHEPNLGPALDLLSKHGSRLPATSTLSLVPDDLPVAQLESYFRGRMRSANSMVNETRVVAGLRRTSHLAAQALLYLGDGIPGGQAGRNRRVVVGEERMCGGCHKRLGRSVVAVLPDNRVANESGKCQVGGWGGVEELGEGLNCIFIREGSCRKWSGEGRGGHTIIQPSVRSKTCDYNSVDMCGCLFLFMLNPPRRPPLRSSPPLSCPPQLFQRGRCLLPFFG
- a CDS encoding hypothetical protein (COG:S; EggNog:ENOG503NYK3) — encoded protein: MQPSRSTGTPGSFSPLPGGSSPDLPRPRPPPPSRRQESATSTSTADDLNIPKARAAAAPSPTPIYTSFTNNSSTTSLQNFSRPTLSTAAAAAARSYSPATAETISRNGPSPLTLPPSSSATSPAASSTFSSRVVSHARKNSQNAGMFEPTLPSTSTSNLSQVVVGLHHQPSPKISPTPPHREMSASQIAAQAAVMSHQQNQQQQQQQQQQQQQRNQSPHNNRQRSSTLPMPNSSETEPPPPPAKRVSGGPTTMNPPPPPPVLSLTEASGPRENAFGGQTYHNGLLGNHTLAATAAANLVFPRSAQTSPGLQQSSMPPPPPPASEKPPKPEKSKVPKLFSRPVKIGSSKSSSDVKEKPLPSPGKGGLPHPFAGLQRGNFSTTSLDSMTTTTTTTTGGGQQQGGGGLYSLSNSSVATIRPAGEEGSKEKEKEKRHHFLSRQKNKLKDEYHLPLSSAMSNSRPTDPSAPSSLYNFNIPQSPMAGSVGGFKSGLDLRHGGRALREKKNKTAASEEKGDDASSSGVGSEWPGGGGSVISGGGGSGGGGGGSSSVTAPSLYLNEPFDSHKYGLNNMTHDDAWPFLKAKLLVVFEAEDLRLPVEDINRVVTMHIQWCLLRRSPNLIVDDLRELLTTGFSSLDQTLRKTPEDKLIPLLVELWIFTFTVILPYMQAVFLPLDLEFAGNGPLMTAEQARDFWGGVPTSSTTKSSPPGSEPAVSPASSVLEVRRLVLLAFRDIVILPRYDTLKSMFSRLSLEFLPQILASNALASPPLPIPSPGFHNQGIASQLSGSPGGGGGSDAYLVSSSSLPTALKGSAPLDPATASYNSTTTTLFGEGSIAGNRSRAISNVSHGSDGAVTNQFSRPFTPSSLNALGVAGGVGAGVGGASVLSSGLAAMTHAPPPPSGVHHSLRDQNVEDSKQVTELGGRMLQCMSVLASVGVGGGIGEGQQEEEEGNRKVEELGKLLKLNWLGRGRTGRNRRGLVGGRVKRGGMGLGLGIEGGIREEGVVGRG